One window from the genome of Pseudoliparis swirei isolate HS2019 ecotype Mariana Trench chromosome 24, NWPU_hadal_v1, whole genome shotgun sequence encodes:
- the anp32b gene encoding acidic leucine-rich nuclear phosphoprotein 32 family member B, producing the protein MDMKKRIHLELRNRTPSDVRELVLDNCRSVEGKIEGLTAEFVNLEFLSLINVGLMSVSNLPKLGKLKKLELSDNRISGGLDVLAEKLPNLTHLNLSGNKLKDISTLEPLKKLVNLKSLDLFNCEVTNLNDYRESVFKLLPQLTYLDGYDMEDREASDSDGEVDGDGVDDDEDEEGEEEEDEDGEEEDLDEEEDDEEDEEEVEGEGEGEGQVDGEEDNDEVSGEDEEEEVGKDGEVDEEDDFDEDEDEAEAAKGEKRKRDPEDEDDDDDDEDDD; encoded by the exons ATGGACATGAAAAAGAGGATCCACTTGGAGCTAAGAAACAGGACACCGTCTGAT GTACGAGAACTTGTCCTTGACAATTGTCGATCAGTTGAAGGAAAAATCGAAGGCCTCACCGCTGAGTTTGTCAACTTGGAATTCCTGAGTTTGATAAATGTTGGCTTAATGTCAGTCTCCAACTTGCCCAAACTAGGAAAACTCAAAAAG CTGGAGTTGAGTGACAACAGAATCAGCGGTGGCCTTGATGTTTTAGCAGAGAAACTACCCAACCTCACACATCTAAACCTGAGTGGCAACAAATTGAAAGACATTAGCACATTGGAACCATTG AAAAAGCTGGTTAACCTGAAAAGTTTGGACCTGTTCAACTGTGAAGTGACAAACCTGAATGACTacagagagagtgtgttcaAGCTGCTGCCTCAGCTCACCTATCTGGATGGCTATGACATGGAGGACAGGGAAGCCTCTGACTCTGACGGAGAGGTGGACGGAGACGGcgtagatgatgatgaagatgaag agggagaggaggaggaagatgaggacggtgaggaggaggacttagacgaggaagaggatgacgaggaagatgaagaggaggtggaaggagaaggagaaggtgaaggacaagTGGACGGAGAAGAAGACAATGATGAGGTCAGCGGCGAAGATGAG GAGGAAGAAGTTGGTAAGGATGGAGAagtagatgaagaagatgatttTGATGAGGACGAAGACG AAGCAGAAGCTGCCAAAGGGGAGAAGAGAAAGCGAGACCCAGAAGATGAggacgacgatgacgatgatgaagatgacgatTAG